In the Pseudanabaena sp. PCC 7367 genome, one interval contains:
- the pyrF gene encoding orotidine-5'-phosphate decarboxylase has translation MSNQPATQPEKSEPTNLQERIIVAIDVPTIDAALALCDRLPQVGFWKVGLELFVSTGAEILTELKQRQKKIFLDLKLHDIPNTVAAATRAAVKYEVDFLTVHAVGGRNMLKAAQAEVVDSNTRLLAITLLTSLSSRELAFDLKIPLELPEYALQMALMAQDCGLYGAVCSPLEVSGLRSLLPPNPTGAEFGLVTPGIRPAGSEQGDQRRTMTPAQAIAAGASYLVIGRPITQAEDPAAAWQEICAQLSN, from the coding sequence ATGAGCAATCAACCAGCCACCCAACCGGAAAAATCTGAGCCGACCAACCTGCAAGAACGGATTATTGTGGCGATCGATGTGCCGACAATCGATGCGGCGTTGGCTCTGTGCGATCGACTGCCTCAGGTTGGTTTCTGGAAGGTTGGCTTGGAATTATTCGTTAGCACTGGCGCGGAAATATTAACCGAGCTAAAACAGCGCCAGAAAAAAATCTTTCTCGATCTTAAGCTCCATGACATCCCCAATACCGTCGCGGCAGCAACCAGAGCAGCGGTTAAATATGAGGTGGATTTCCTTACCGTTCATGCGGTCGGTGGTCGCAACATGCTTAAGGCTGCTCAGGCGGAAGTTGTTGATAGCAATACTAGATTATTAGCGATCACCTTGCTGACCAGTCTTAGCTCCAGGGAACTGGCATTTGATTTAAAAATCCCGCTGGAACTACCTGAATATGCTTTGCAAATGGCATTGATGGCGCAGGATTGTGGTTTATATGGGGCGGTTTGTTCACCGTTGGAGGTAAGCGGCTTGCGATCGCTGTTGCCCCCTAATCCTACTGGCGCTGAATTTGGCCTGGTTACTCCCGGCATCCGACCAGCGGGCTCTGAGCAGGGCGATCAGCGGCGCACCATGACCCCAGCTCAGGCGATCGCGGCAGGCGCTAGCTATCTTGTGATTGGGCGACCAATTACCCAGGCAGAAGATCCGGCAGCGGCCTGGCAGGAAATTTGTGCTCAGTTAAGCAATTAA
- a CDS encoding class I SAM-dependent methyltransferase, whose protein sequence is MGIYSRYIFPALMDWSMSSPEISKYRQQVLAEVSGDVLEIGFGTGLNLPHYPAQVNKLVVVDPNPGMNARAKKRVEAAKIAVESQILNSEVLPMPDRSFDAVVSTWTLCSIVNLEQALSEIARVLKPGGKFYFIEHGLSPEPEVQKWQNRFNPIQKVIGDGCNLNRNISELISRHLRIEKLEEFYMPNTPKIAGYFYQGVAVKD, encoded by the coding sequence ATGGGCATCTACTCACGCTATATTTTCCCCGCTCTGATGGATTGGTCAATGTCCAGTCCAGAAATCAGCAAATATCGCCAGCAGGTTCTAGCCGAGGTCAGTGGTGATGTTTTGGAAATTGGCTTTGGTACTGGCCTAAATCTGCCCCATTATCCTGCTCAGGTTAATAAGCTGGTGGTAGTTGATCCCAATCCCGGCATGAATGCGAGAGCCAAAAAGCGAGTTGAGGCAGCAAAGATCGCCGTAGAGAGCCAGATTTTAAATAGCGAAGTTTTGCCAATGCCCGATCGCAGTTTTGATGCGGTAGTCAGCACCTGGACACTTTGTAGCATTGTGAATCTGGAGCAGGCACTTAGTGAGATCGCCCGGGTGCTCAAACCTGGCGGCAAGTTTTATTTTATTGAGCATGGCTTGAGCCCAGAACCAGAAGTACAAAAGTGGCAAAATCGCTTCAATCCAATTCAAAAGGTGATTGGTGATGGTTGCAACCTGAATCGAAATATCTCGGAGCTAATCTCGCGCCATCTACGAATCGAAAAATTAGAAGAGTTCTATATGCCAAACACTCCCAAGATCGCTGGCTATTTTTATCAGGGCGTGGCGGTTAAGGATTGA
- a CDS encoding glycosyltransferase yields the protein MRSPEKLPALKILCVASPAGTLADGAVGGVALDLYGIATELQRRGHLLKIVAPKGSATASLFANMAIVEIEGEFQPLAPNQTYDDPVVIPANAVLANMWDYAQQHQYEYDLIINFAYDWLPFYLAPLFDRPVLHRLNLSSWTLAMDRVISRVAKLRPGTIAVLSKAQALSYERAFTNLVKLDVNQSNSQFNSIDRSHIKTKELEIVDRFRCLGGALQVDNYDFQAQSSKSLAVVARISPEKGIEDAIAAATKANLPIKIFGFIQDQAYWQNILAANPQASQTQVEYMGFLPAQRLQQELGKCRALLMTHKCIEAWGMAAIEALACGVPVIAYAKGGPAEIIEHGKSGWLVEPDQVAGLVEAIANLDQIDRHYCRLQAETKFSLPALGDRLEAWFKDVLAQPGQNIGKVQ from the coding sequence ATGCGATCGCCAGAAAAATTACCAGCTTTGAAAATATTATGCGTAGCCAGTCCGGCTGGAACTCTGGCAGATGGGGCAGTAGGTGGAGTGGCATTAGATCTCTATGGCATTGCCACGGAATTACAACGGCGAGGACATCTACTTAAAATCGTTGCGCCCAAGGGTTCCGCGACAGCAAGTTTGTTTGCCAACATGGCGATCGTGGAAATTGAGGGGGAATTTCAGCCGCTTGCCCCTAATCAAACATATGATGATCCAGTGGTGATTCCAGCTAATGCAGTGCTAGCAAATATGTGGGACTATGCCCAACAGCATCAGTATGAATATGACCTGATTATTAATTTTGCCTACGATTGGCTGCCATTTTATTTAGCGCCGTTGTTCGATCGGCCAGTGTTACATCGCCTGAATCTTAGCTCCTGGACATTGGCAATGGATCGGGTAATCAGCCGAGTGGCCAAGCTCCGTCCTGGCACAATAGCAGTTTTATCAAAAGCTCAGGCGCTTAGTTATGAGCGTGCTTTTACGAATCTGGTGAAGCTAGATGTTAATCAATCCAACTCTCAATTCAACTCTATCGATCGCAGTCACATTAAAACCAAAGAGCTGGAAATAGTCGATCGCTTCAGATGCCTGGGGGGTGCGCTGCAGGTTGATAATTATGATTTTCAGGCTCAGTCAAGTAAGAGTTTGGCAGTGGTGGCCAGAATCTCCCCAGAGAAAGGGATCGAAGATGCGATCGCTGCTGCTACCAAAGCTAATTTACCAATTAAGATATTTGGCTTTATTCAAGATCAGGCCTACTGGCAAAACATATTAGCTGCTAATCCACAAGCCTCGCAAACCCAGGTGGAATATATGGGATTTTTGCCTGCCCAAAGATTGCAACAAGAACTGGGCAAATGCCGCGCCCTGTTGATGACCCATAAATGCATTGAAGCCTGGGGAATGGCCGCGATCGAAGCTTTGGCCTGTGGTGTGCCGGTGATTGCCTATGCCAAAGGTGGTCCGGCGGAAATCATTGAACATGGCAAAAGTGGCTGGCTGGTGGAGCCGGATCAGGTGGCGGGATTGGTGGAGGCGATCGCAAACCTAGACCAGATCGATCGTCATTATTGCCGATTGCAAGCGGAAACTAAATTTTCATTGCCAGCTTTGGGCGATCGGCTGGAAGCCTGGTTTAAGGATGTTCTGGCGCAACCTGGTCAGAATATTGGTAAGGTTCAATAA
- a CDS encoding NUDIX domain-containing protein has product MAELVTKTNQTKQTKQFPLTTVGALVTGPSDRVLIVRTTKWRGTWGVPGGKVDWGETLEAALIREFQEEVGLNLTDIKFALLQEAVLDQQFHKPAHFVLLNYYARSDREAITTNEEIAEWAWVEPHTALEYPLNTFTQVLVKDYLAKHQML; this is encoded by the coding sequence ATGGCTGAGTTAGTGACTAAGACTAATCAAACTAAGCAAACAAAACAATTTCCCCTCACCACCGTGGGCGCATTAGTAACAGGGCCTAGCGATCGGGTACTGATCGTCAGAACCACCAAATGGCGAGGCACTTGGGGTGTACCCGGTGGCAAGGTCGATTGGGGCGAAACCCTGGAAGCAGCCCTGATTCGTGAGTTTCAAGAAGAAGTGGGCTTAAACCTGACCGATATTAAGTTTGCCCTGCTCCAAGAAGCCGTTCTGGATCAGCAATTTCACAAACCAGCCCATTTTGTGCTGTTGAATTATTATGCCCGCAGCGATCGGGAAGCAATTACCACCAACGAAGAGATCGCCGAGTGGGCATGGGTGGAGCCGCACACCGCCTTGGAATATCCCCTTAATACCTTTACTCAGGTGCTAGTGAAAGATTACCTGGCTAAGCATCAAATGCTTTGA
- the tmpR gene encoding bifunctional dihydropteridine reductase/dihydrofolate reductase TmpR translates to MLKKALVTGSAVGIGKAIALDLASKGFDLAIHYRRSMEPAKQACAEAIAMGVKAVPIAADVTDPQAAESLVNQAADQLGGLSVVVNNVGNYVEIPTLELGIEDWQEMINSNLNATFYVTRAAIPHLESAGWGRIVNIGFASAQNLVARKYITPYVIAKTGVMIYTKSIAKDLITKNITANVVSPGVAENSIDLEEFLGNLPTGRPATLKEMTDAVWFFINPDSGYVTGQIIEVAGGWNL, encoded by the coding sequence ATGCTCAAAAAAGCACTCGTAACTGGTTCTGCGGTTGGTATTGGTAAAGCGATCGCCCTCGATCTGGCCAGCAAAGGGTTTGACCTTGCAATTCACTATCGCCGTAGCATGGAACCGGCGAAGCAAGCCTGCGCAGAAGCGATCGCCATGGGGGTGAAGGCAGTGCCGATCGCGGCAGACGTAACCGATCCACAAGCAGCCGAGTCCTTGGTAAACCAGGCCGCAGACCAGCTTGGTGGACTATCGGTGGTGGTTAACAACGTGGGCAATTATGTAGAAATCCCGACCCTGGAATTGGGCATTGAAGACTGGCAGGAGATGATTAACTCTAATCTTAATGCCACTTTTTATGTGACGCGGGCAGCAATCCCCCACCTGGAAAGTGCTGGCTGGGGCAGAATTGTGAATATCGGTTTTGCCAGTGCCCAGAACCTGGTTGCCCGTAAATACATTACTCCCTATGTGATTGCCAAAACTGGGGTGATGATCTATACCAAGTCGATCGCCAAAGATTTAATCACCAAAAATATTACCGCCAATGTGGTGTCGCCTGGGGTGGCCGAGAACTCGATCGATCTAGAAGAATTCCTTGGTAATTTGCCCACGGGAAGGCCAGCTACACTCAAGGAAATGACCGATGCGGTATGGTTTTTCATCAATCCCGACTCTGGTTATGTCACTGGCCAGATTATTGAAGTTGCCGGGGGCTGGAATCTCTAG
- a CDS encoding SulP family inorganic anion transporter yields MSNQPSFVQNLKGSLEILHPRRLLPNLMAGIVSSLVMLANSISFAALIFSGDLAIHFASGVQIFLITAAVVAISVASLSRFPFAIAGPDSQAATILAVVAAGVTSQLLQQGAIEAILPTVWVMISISALAASLFLYAMGKLELGYIVRYIPYPVVGGFTAGVGWLTANGAMKVMTGRAISLMELPQLFQWNIARLWLPGVVLAVIMWAVTRRFRQAILIPTLLACGTAIAYLVIWLSGTEIEVVRAQGWLLESITIDSTVPTSVLASLGQVDWQILLAQSGNLFAMLAVLAITTLLNITGLEINTQAESNVNHELKVMGIANLLSALGSGMVGILSFNRSLINYNAGATTRLAGIITGTVCAAIVFLDPGFLAYVPKFVLGSLLFYTGLRFLYDWIYDAHNKLPLSDYGLVVLIVIIVATSGFLSGVIIGILIACLLFVVKYSNIQVVKQELSGDRRFSVFERSFEHQQALSNHGSQLLVLVLQGYLFFGTSETLFSRIRSQIASLPKHKPVKFILLDFSLVNGLDSSAVFSFVKLMQFAEREEINLIFTNLNRSLQQPMRANGSIDFSSPLLQIFPDLQSGTLWCEDQILASSGLSQHNTVPLKMLLVDALRIETSITEMAAAIVEFMAYTEPVQIKAGDLLFCHGDECNGLYFIESGMVEIFKELPDGDRQSLRIQCEGTVVGEMSIYLNSRRSATVMARQDCVLRLLRKQDFYRMEIESPQLANAFHRFIVRLMSDRLAQTTTGLPD; encoded by the coding sequence ATGTCAAATCAGCCTAGTTTTGTCCAGAATCTCAAAGGCAGTTTAGAGATTTTACACCCACGGCGGTTGTTGCCCAACCTCATGGCTGGAATTGTCTCTAGCCTGGTGATGCTGGCCAATAGCATTTCATTTGCAGCGCTAATTTTTTCTGGCGATCTGGCCATTCACTTTGCCAGCGGGGTGCAGATTTTTCTGATTACAGCAGCGGTGGTGGCGATTTCGGTAGCCAGTTTGAGCCGTTTTCCCTTTGCGATCGCAGGGCCAGATAGCCAGGCTGCTACTATTTTGGCGGTGGTGGCGGCTGGAGTGACCAGTCAACTTTTGCAGCAGGGAGCGATCGAAGCAATCTTGCCCACCGTATGGGTAATGATTAGCATCAGTGCGCTGGCGGCCAGCTTGTTTCTTTATGCCATGGGCAAACTGGAATTGGGTTATATTGTGCGCTACATTCCCTATCCAGTGGTGGGTGGCTTTACGGCTGGGGTTGGTTGGCTAACTGCCAATGGCGCAATGAAGGTGATGACTGGCAGGGCGATCAGCTTGATGGAACTGCCCCAACTATTTCAGTGGAACATCGCTCGCCTGTGGTTGCCTGGTGTCGTCCTGGCGGTGATTATGTGGGCAGTCACCCGCCGTTTTCGTCAGGCGATCCTGATTCCCACTTTGCTAGCCTGCGGTACGGCGATCGCCTATCTGGTGATTTGGCTCAGTGGTACTGAGATTGAAGTTGTGCGCGCCCAGGGCTGGCTGCTAGAAAGCATTACCATCGATAGCACCGTCCCTACCTCCGTACTCGCAAGTTTGGGGCAGGTAGACTGGCAGATATTGCTAGCGCAAAGTGGCAACCTGTTTGCCATGCTGGCTGTATTAGCGATCACGACTTTATTGAATATTACTGGCCTAGAAATTAATACCCAGGCTGAATCCAATGTTAACCATGAGCTGAAGGTAATGGGGATCGCCAATTTGCTCTCCGCCCTTGGCAGTGGCATGGTGGGAATTTTGTCATTTAATCGCAGCTTAATTAACTATAACGCTGGAGCCACAACGCGCCTGGCTGGAATCATCACTGGTACTGTATGTGCGGCGATCGTTTTTCTTGATCCTGGCTTCCTGGCCTATGTGCCCAAATTTGTGTTGGGTAGCCTGCTATTTTATACGGGATTAAGGTTTTTATACGACTGGATTTATGATGCCCATAACAAGCTGCCCCTGTCTGATTATGGCCTGGTGGTGCTAATTGTAATTATTGTGGCTACTTCTGGCTTCTTGTCCGGCGTAATCATTGGTATTCTGATTGCCTGTCTGCTGTTTGTAGTCAAATACAGCAATATTCAAGTTGTTAAGCAAGAACTCTCTGGCGATCGCCGCTTTAGTGTGTTTGAGCGATCGTTTGAGCATCAACAAGCCCTCTCGAACCACGGCAGCCAGCTCCTGGTGCTGGTGTTACAGGGCTATTTGTTTTTTGGCACATCGGAAACTCTGTTCAGTCGGATTCGCAGCCAGATTGCCAGCCTACCGAAACATAAGCCAGTCAAATTTATCTTGCTGGATTTTTCCCTGGTTAATGGCTTGGACTCGTCTGCGGTGTTTAGCTTTGTCAAATTAATGCAATTCGCAGAACGCGAAGAGATTAACTTAATATTCACTAACCTAAATCGATCGCTTCAACAGCCAATGCGGGCAAATGGCAGCATTGACTTTAGTTCACCCCTGCTACAAATATTTCCGGATCTGCAAAGTGGCACACTGTGGTGTGAGGATCAAATTCTGGCAAGTTCTGGCCTTAGTCAGCATAATACAGTGCCCCTCAAAATGCTGCTGGTGGATGCTTTGCGGATTGAAACCTCGATTACGGAAATGGCGGCAGCGATTGTTGAGTTTATGGCATATACCGAGCCAGTGCAAATAAAAGCTGGTGATTTATTGTTCTGTCATGGGGATGAATGTAATGGGTTGTATTTCATTGAATCGGGCATGGTGGAAATATTTAAAGAACTTCCCGACGGCGATCGTCAATCGCTCCGCATTCAGTGCGAAGGAACGGTGGTGGGCGAGATGAGTATTTATCTCAATAGTCGCCGCAGTGCAACGGTGATGGCACGTCAGGATTGTGTGCTGCGGTTGCTGCGTAAACAAGATTTTTATCGGATGGAGATTGAGTCACCTCAGTTAGCCAATGCATTCCATCGTTTTATTGTGCGGCTCATGTCCGATCGCCTTGCACAAACCACCACTGGGCTACCGGATTAA
- a CDS encoding WD40 repeat domain-containing protein → MVNANLAQVLWQSSLQDYVRAIAWLPASSKKEQDNDNTSILAAASAAGEVVVWQGQDLISLRSADGQWISCLEFSADGQYLAAGGQDRQVKIWRVADLDLTADADTAKINQPTYVINNNDAWIEHLAWSPDADLLAFSQGSKIILWQISAQKQMAELDFKASSIFDLAWHPGGMYLAASGHGGVKVWSSQNWQEPDYVLQVPGASLSCAWTADGAYLASGNLDRTLSVLKWQSPPPWLMQGFPGKVQHLAWSMVNPPTKPPMIAAACIDGITIWQQHDPSAAWQSQVLEKHEGFVQAIAFQPHTNHLASTATDGDVYLWQNAQKSRQLYTGLKDGCACLAWEHQGQRLAIGGRSGELIVLSLLNRELEPGQDKGKLKRTKRGFA, encoded by the coding sequence ATGGTCAATGCCAATCTAGCCCAGGTGCTATGGCAATCGAGCTTGCAAGATTATGTCAGGGCGATCGCCTGGTTGCCTGCAAGTAGCAAAAAGGAGCAGGATAATGACAATACTTCCATCTTGGCCGCAGCTTCCGCCGCCGGGGAGGTGGTGGTTTGGCAGGGGCAAGATTTAATTAGCTTGCGATCGGCTGATGGGCAATGGATTAGCTGTCTGGAATTTTCGGCAGATGGCCAATATCTGGCGGCAGGTGGTCAAGATCGGCAGGTGAAAATCTGGCGGGTAGCAGATTTAGACTTAACTGCTGATGCTGACACCGCTAAAATCAATCAGCCTACTTATGTGATCAACAACAACGATGCCTGGATCGAGCATTTAGCCTGGAGTCCTGATGCTGATTTATTGGCCTTTTCCCAGGGAAGTAAAATAATCCTCTGGCAGATTAGCGCCCAAAAGCAAATGGCCGAGCTAGATTTTAAGGCCTCTTCAATTTTTGATTTGGCCTGGCATCCTGGCGGTATGTATCTTGCGGCCAGTGGTCATGGCGGCGTAAAGGTATGGTCATCGCAAAACTGGCAAGAACCGGATTATGTTTTGCAAGTACCGGGAGCAAGTTTGAGCTGTGCCTGGACTGCTGATGGCGCATATTTGGCCTCTGGCAACCTCGATCGCACCCTGTCAGTGCTGAAATGGCAAAGCCCACCGCCCTGGTTGATGCAAGGTTTTCCTGGCAAGGTGCAGCATTTGGCTTGGTCGATGGTAAATCCCCCAACCAAACCGCCCATGATCGCAGCGGCCTGCATTGATGGCATCACGATCTGGCAACAGCATGACCCCAGCGCAGCTTGGCAGAGTCAAGTATTAGAAAAACATGAAGGGTTTGTTCAGGCGATCGCCTTTCAGCCCCATACTAATCACCTGGCTTCAACGGCAACGGATGGTGATGTTTATTTGTGGCAAAATGCCCAGAAAAGCCGACAGCTCTATACTGGGCTCAAAGATGGCTGCGCCTGTCTAGCCTGGGAGCATCAAGGACAGAGGCTAGCGATCGGTGGGCGATCGGGTGAATTAATTGTTCTATCGCTCTTAAATCGAGAATTAGAGCCAGGGCAAGACAAAGGTAAACTAAAAAGAACTAAACGCGGCTTTGCTTAG
- a CDS encoding CobW family GTP-binding protein, which produces MAIATTKAVPVTVLTGYLGAGKTTLLNRILTHEHGKKVAVIMNEFGEVGIDNQLVIDADEEIFEMNNGCICCTVRGDLIRIIGNLMQRRDQFDHLVIETTGLADPAPVIQTFFVDEEIKAQLDLDAVVTVVDTKHIWDHWDSDEAQEQIAFADVILLNKTDLVSAAQLAELEQKIREMNALVKLFHTKQCDVSMDAILGVKAFDLERALEIDPQFLGEDAHEHDESVFSFAIAEPGELDLNKLNAWISELLQKQGPNIFRMKGILNIAGEDRRFVFQGVHMIFEGAPDRQWKPTETRKNELVFIGRDLQEEKLRADFKACLV; this is translated from the coding sequence ATGGCGATCGCAACAACAAAAGCAGTACCCGTGACAGTGTTAACCGGCTACCTGGGTGCAGGTAAAACCACCCTACTCAATCGCATCCTCACCCATGAGCATGGCAAAAAAGTAGCGGTGATCATGAATGAGTTTGGCGAGGTGGGCATTGATAATCAGTTGGTGATCGATGCCGATGAAGAAATTTTTGAGATGAATAATGGTTGCATTTGTTGCACCGTGCGCGGCGATCTCATCAGGATTATTGGTAATTTAATGCAGCGACGCGACCAATTCGACCATCTGGTGATTGAAACCACTGGTTTAGCTGATCCGGCTCCGGTGATTCAAACCTTCTTTGTGGATGAAGAAATCAAAGCCCAACTCGATCTTGATGCGGTAGTCACCGTAGTAGACACCAAGCATATCTGGGATCATTGGGATAGTGACGAAGCCCAGGAGCAGATCGCGTTTGCGGATGTAATTTTACTCAACAAAACTGATTTAGTCTCGGCAGCGCAATTAGCCGAGCTAGAGCAAAAAATTCGGGAAATGAATGCCCTGGTAAAGCTATTTCATACCAAGCAATGTGATGTGAGTATGGATGCGATCCTGGGTGTAAAAGCCTTTGACCTGGAACGAGCCTTGGAGATCGATCCGCAATTTCTGGGTGAAGATGCCCATGAGCACGATGAATCGGTGTTTTCCTTTGCGATCGCCGAACCCGGTGAATTGGACTTAAATAAGCTCAATGCCTGGATCAGTGAGCTATTACAAAAACAAGGGCCAAATATTTTCCGGATGAAGGGGATTTTAAATATTGCTGGTGAAGATCGCAGGTTTGTGTTTCAAGGCGTGCATATGATTTTTGAAGGCGCACCCGATCGCCAGTGGAAACCAACCGAAACCCGCAAAAATGAACTGGTTTTCATTGGCCGAGATTTGCAGGAAGAAAAGCTCAGAGCAGACTTTAAGGCTTGTTTAGTCTAG
- a CDS encoding phosphoribosyltransferase, translating into MTEEIRVSWSEYHQKIELLAAIVYRSGWHFDQILCLARGGLRAGDIFSRIYEKPLAILSASSYGGDGGRSRHQLTIAQSISMTTASLGANILLVDDLADSGITLQETVAWLENSDRYVVNEVKTAVVWYKAQSIFKPDFYVDYLPDSPWVRQPFEVYDRMTLAELDQQVPKVRSR; encoded by the coding sequence ATGACAGAAGAAATACGTGTCTCCTGGTCGGAATATCATCAAAAAATTGAGTTATTAGCCGCGATCGTATATCGCTCCGGTTGGCACTTTGACCAAATTCTCTGTCTGGCCAGGGGTGGTCTCAGGGCTGGGGACATTTTCTCGCGGATCTATGAAAAACCATTGGCGATCCTATCTGCTTCTTCCTATGGTGGTGATGGAGGACGAAGTCGCCACCAACTGACGATCGCCCAGAGCATTAGCATGACGACGGCCAGCCTGGGAGCAAATATTCTTTTGGTAGATGACCTGGCTGATTCTGGGATTACGCTGCAAGAAACAGTAGCATGGCTGGAAAATAGCGATCGCTATGTGGTCAATGAAGTTAAAACCGCTGTGGTTTGGTATAAGGCACAATCGATTTTTAAACCGGATTTTTATGTGGATTATCTGCCCGATAGCCCCTGGGTGCGTCAACCATTTGAGGTTTACGATCGTATGACCCTAGCGGAGCTAGATCAACAGGTTCCTAAGGTACGATCGCGGTAG